Proteins from a genomic interval of Caulobacter rhizosphaerae:
- a CDS encoding TonB-dependent receptor, whose product MTAYRPRGHRHSLCAGAASAILLTGLAAAAPALAQGQAAVAQTYEFNIPAKDLDQALKAFGDRSNTQVLFTKAVVQGRKSPALRGRYTSAEALNLLLKGSDLNYQRTASNVVLIREGAPPASSMAGSAAEAPASTAAQESVALDEVVVTGVRKSLREALDVKRGSDKVVEAISAKDIGVLPDVTIAESIARLPGVNATRDRGNDSQAVVRGLGARLVLGTINGREVASSEPDRNVRWEIYPSEVVSGVQVYKSQSADLIAGGVAATINIDTIAPLDYKGPEFVLRAGPVFYDGGKDIPNYKTTGYRASGSWVHKINDDLAVVLGVTGQRQKNGYGSFTGWGYNDSNARPPAGASDYSSDLNRDGVVDYTPWGAQMSASRIDQKRTGVSGGLQYKPTDHFELKADALYSKIKITEVQDQTVWGANNWGNWNRGDETNTGWNDADYHAAGSSFTLIDNTVVAATLPFSSVQTVLAKYSEDKDLFAGGLNGKWTSDQWTVAADVSYSKAKRTNTWKAVRFEAWPSWTSFDWRAGKTPTITTSQDSLSLSQTADLAGSHDGPEHLNDELKAAALDVTRDLQGSPFKSFQFGARASDRTKDHTSFSFAPSATGATVPASLLSAYKLDDGADVPALLTGDIDAIAAVAYGPNAFALSNATEELAERWSVNEKVYEGYGKLNFAADSVAGAWLTGNVGARVVHTETSSDGMQQDTASAFSAVTVDNDYTDFLPSANAKLDFGDGKVLRFGLAKVIARPPLDELRASRTLANWAPWTGSAGNPKLKPFEAWQLDASAEWYFRPEALVAASYYYKDVDSYIGWKQSPAAFGGQTYTVASPANGGGGYIQGLELTFQTPFFFLPGPLSKFGIYSNYAYVDSDLKEFSPANNPLSMTGLAKNTATVDLWYANGPIEARLGWKYHSPMTVIYGWNGADLQTLESEKTLDFSSSYTFNDHVAVRFQVNNLTNEALRMYRDNDPNRIGRYDSYGRRYLVDVTLKF is encoded by the coding sequence ATGACTGCCTATCGTCCGCGCGGACACCGCCACAGCCTTTGCGCCGGCGCCGCGAGCGCCATTCTGCTGACGGGTCTCGCCGCCGCCGCGCCCGCCCTGGCCCAGGGCCAGGCCGCCGTCGCCCAGACCTACGAATTCAATATTCCGGCCAAGGACCTCGACCAGGCGCTGAAGGCGTTCGGCGATCGGTCGAACACTCAGGTGCTGTTCACCAAGGCGGTGGTCCAGGGGCGCAAGAGCCCGGCGCTGCGCGGCCGCTACACCAGCGCCGAGGCGCTGAACCTGCTGCTCAAGGGGTCCGACCTCAACTACCAGCGCACCGCCTCCAACGTGGTCCTGATCCGCGAGGGCGCGCCGCCCGCGTCGTCCATGGCCGGGTCGGCCGCCGAGGCGCCGGCGTCGACCGCGGCGCAGGAGAGCGTCGCCCTCGATGAAGTCGTCGTCACCGGCGTGCGCAAGAGCCTGCGCGAAGCGCTGGACGTCAAGCGCGGCTCCGACAAGGTGGTCGAGGCCATCTCGGCCAAGGACATCGGCGTGCTGCCCGACGTCACCATCGCCGAGTCGATCGCCCGCCTGCCCGGCGTCAACGCCACCCGCGACCGCGGCAACGACAGCCAAGCCGTGGTGCGCGGCCTGGGCGCCCGCCTGGTGCTGGGCACGATCAACGGCCGCGAGGTCGCCTCGTCCGAGCCCGACCGCAACGTCCGCTGGGAGATCTATCCGTCGGAAGTCGTCTCGGGCGTCCAGGTCTACAAGTCGCAGTCGGCCGACCTGATCGCCGGCGGCGTGGCCGCGACCATCAACATCGATACGATCGCCCCTCTCGACTACAAGGGGCCCGAATTCGTGCTCCGCGCCGGCCCGGTGTTCTACGACGGCGGCAAGGACATCCCGAACTACAAGACCACCGGCTATCGCGCCTCCGGCTCCTGGGTGCACAAGATCAACGACGACCTGGCCGTGGTGCTGGGCGTGACCGGCCAGCGCCAGAAGAACGGCTACGGCTCGTTCACGGGCTGGGGCTACAACGACTCCAACGCCCGCCCGCCGGCCGGCGCCAGCGACTATTCCAGCGACCTGAACCGCGACGGCGTCGTCGACTACACGCCCTGGGGCGCGCAGATGTCGGCCAGCCGCATCGACCAGAAGCGCACCGGCGTCTCGGGCGGCCTGCAGTACAAGCCCACCGACCACTTCGAGCTGAAGGCCGACGCCCTCTATTCGAAGATCAAGATCACCGAGGTCCAGGACCAGACCGTCTGGGGCGCCAACAACTGGGGCAACTGGAACCGGGGCGACGAGACCAATACCGGCTGGAACGACGCCGACTACCACGCCGCCGGCTCGTCCTTCACCCTAATCGACAACACCGTGGTGGCCGCCACCCTGCCCTTCAGCTCGGTCCAGACGGTCCTGGCCAAGTACAGCGAGGACAAGGACCTGTTCGCGGGCGGGCTGAACGGCAAGTGGACCAGCGACCAGTGGACCGTCGCCGCCGACGTCTCCTACTCCAAGGCCAAGCGCACCAACACCTGGAAGGCCGTCCGCTTCGAAGCCTGGCCGAGCTGGACCAGCTTCGACTGGCGCGCCGGCAAGACACCGACCATCACCACGAGCCAGGACAGCCTGAGCCTCAGCCAGACGGCCGACCTGGCCGGCTCGCACGACGGCCCCGAGCACCTGAACGACGAACTTAAGGCCGCGGCCCTGGACGTCACCCGCGACCTGCAGGGCTCGCCGTTCAAGAGCTTCCAGTTCGGCGCCCGGGCTTCCGACCGCACCAAGGACCACACCAGCTTCAGCTTCGCGCCGAGCGCCACCGGCGCGACCGTACCGGCCAGCCTGCTGAGCGCCTACAAGCTGGACGACGGCGCGGACGTCCCGGCCCTGCTGACCGGCGACATCGACGCCATCGCGGCGGTCGCTTACGGCCCCAACGCCTTCGCCCTCTCCAACGCCACCGAGGAACTGGCCGAGCGCTGGAGCGTCAATGAGAAGGTCTACGAGGGCTACGGCAAGCTGAACTTCGCGGCCGACAGCGTCGCCGGCGCCTGGCTGACCGGCAATGTCGGGGCGCGGGTGGTGCACACCGAGACCAGCAGCGACGGCATGCAGCAGGACACCGCCAGCGCCTTCAGCGCCGTGACGGTCGACAACGACTACACCGACTTCCTGCCCTCGGCGAACGCCAAGCTCGACTTCGGCGACGGCAAGGTGCTGCGCTTCGGTCTGGCCAAGGTCATCGCCCGCCCGCCGCTGGACGAGCTGCGCGCCAGCCGCACCCTGGCCAACTGGGCGCCCTGGACCGGCAGCGCCGGCAATCCGAAGCTGAAGCCGTTCGAAGCCTGGCAGCTGGACGCCTCGGCCGAGTGGTACTTCCGTCCCGAAGCCCTGGTCGCCGCGTCCTACTACTACAAGGACGTCGACTCCTACATCGGCTGGAAGCAGAGCCCGGCTGCCTTCGGCGGTCAGACCTATACGGTCGCCAGCCCGGCCAATGGCGGCGGCGGCTACATCCAGGGCCTGGAACTGACCTTCCAGACGCCGTTCTTCTTCCTGCCCGGCCCGCTCAGCAAGTTCGGGATCTATTCGAACTACGCCTATGTCGACTCCGACCTGAAGGAGTTCTCGCCGGCCAACAACCCGCTCTCGATGACGGGCTTGGCCAAGAACACGGCCACGGTCGACCTGTGGTACGCCAACGGCCCGATCGAGGCGCGGCTGGGCTGGAAGTACCACTCGCCGATGACCGTGATCTACGGCTGGAACGGCGCGGACCTGCAGACCCTGGAGAGCGAGAAGACCCTCGACTTCAGCTCGTCCTACACCTTCAACGACCACGTCGCCGTGCGCTTCCAGGTCAACAACCTGACCAACGAGGCGCTGCGGATGTACCGCGACAACGATCCCAATCGGATCGGCCGCTACGACAGCTACGGCCGCCGCTACCTGGTCGACGTCACCTTGAAGTTCTAG
- the galA gene encoding beta-galactosidase GalA, translating into MVDFSRRQALAATAGAAALVGLGAAASARAATPGGKTPATPPLAPLPAIDLAPRERLSLDFDWRFKLGHAQDPARDFGFGANQRTFAKAGATAANWAVSQLSDPKFDAGAWAPVTLPHDWAVELSFVDNPAFVPSGKPDDEDLRAAHGYKPVGREFPDTSVGWYRKTFALAAADAGKRLSIEFDGAFRDATVIVNGYILEREDSGYSPFRVDITDIANLGAENTLVVRVDASLGEGWFYEGAGLYRHVWLVKTAPVHVPQWGVFVRAKLDGTLSIDTDLVNEGDGRAAYEVAHTVLDATGKPVLAPAPATGLLPAWERQLLALTVTLPNPVPWSLEIPHLYSLVTEVKVDGAVVDRYVTPFGVRSIAFDADKGFLLNGQSVKLKGTCNHQDHAGVGAAIPDALQVWRLEQLKSMGCNAYRAAHNPPTPELLDACDRLGMVVIDETRRMSSDPTSMDELERLVRRDRNHPSVILWSIGNEEPQQGTARGAKVAATMKRLVNRLDPTRLVIAAMDNGFGEGISAVIDVQGFNYRHEKMDDFHQRFPHVPIIGTESASTVATRGEYARDDAKLYVPAYDTEHPWWATTAEKWWGHAADRPWMAGGFIWTGFDYRGEPTPFNRWPSISSHFGALDTCGFPKDNYYYYRAWWRPEPLLHLLPHWNWEGREGQPIAVWAHSNCDRVELFLNGKSQGVREVVPNQHVEWSVPYAPGVIEAHGYKGGKVILRERRETAGPAAGLRITADRPTLLKTGLRADGQDVAVLKVEVLDAKGRPVPRADDLVTFALGGPGEVIGVGNGNPTSHEPDVASQRKAFNGLCQAIVRTRRGQAGALRVTASAPGLKAATVSVTVG; encoded by the coding sequence ATGGTCGACTTCAGCCGCCGCCAAGCCCTGGCCGCCACCGCCGGCGCCGCCGCCCTTGTCGGCCTAGGAGCCGCCGCTTCCGCCCGGGCCGCCACGCCAGGGGGCAAGACGCCCGCCACGCCGCCGCTCGCTCCCCTGCCCGCCATCGACCTGGCGCCGCGCGAGCGCCTGTCGCTGGACTTCGACTGGCGCTTCAAGCTGGGCCACGCCCAGGACCCGGCGCGCGATTTCGGCTTCGGCGCCAACCAGCGCACCTTCGCCAAGGCCGGCGCCACGGCCGCCAACTGGGCGGTCAGCCAGCTCTCCGACCCCAAGTTCGACGCCGGCGCCTGGGCGCCCGTCACCCTGCCCCACGACTGGGCGGTCGAATTGTCATTCGTCGACAACCCCGCCTTCGTCCCGTCCGGCAAGCCCGACGACGAGGATCTGCGCGCCGCCCACGGCTACAAGCCCGTGGGCCGAGAATTCCCCGACACCAGCGTCGGCTGGTACCGCAAGACCTTCGCCCTGGCCGCCGCCGACGCCGGCAAGCGGCTGTCGATCGAGTTCGACGGCGCGTTCCGCGACGCCACGGTCATCGTCAACGGCTACATCCTCGAGCGCGAGGACAGCGGCTACAGCCCCTTCCGCGTCGACATCACCGACATCGCCAACCTCGGCGCCGAAAACACCCTGGTCGTCCGGGTCGACGCCAGCCTGGGCGAGGGCTGGTTCTACGAGGGCGCGGGCCTCTATCGGCACGTCTGGCTGGTCAAGACCGCCCCGGTCCACGTGCCGCAATGGGGCGTGTTCGTGCGCGCCAAGCTCGACGGGACCCTGTCGATCGACACCGACCTGGTCAACGAGGGCGACGGCCGCGCCGCCTATGAGGTCGCCCACACCGTGCTCGACGCGACCGGCAAGCCGGTGCTGGCGCCCGCGCCGGCCACCGGCTTGCTGCCGGCCTGGGAGCGCCAGTTGCTGGCCCTGACGGTAACGCTGCCCAATCCCGTGCCGTGGTCGCTGGAGATCCCGCATCTCTACAGCCTGGTCACCGAGGTGAAGGTCGACGGCGCCGTGGTCGATCGCTACGTCACGCCCTTCGGCGTCCGCTCGATCGCGTTCGACGCCGACAAGGGCTTCCTGCTGAACGGCCAGAGCGTGAAGCTGAAGGGAACCTGCAACCACCAGGACCACGCCGGGGTCGGCGCTGCCATTCCCGACGCCCTGCAGGTCTGGCGGCTGGAGCAGCTGAAGAGCATGGGCTGCAACGCCTATCGCGCCGCCCACAACCCGCCGACGCCGGAACTGCTGGACGCCTGCGACCGGCTCGGCATGGTCGTCATTGACGAGACCCGCCGGATGTCCAGCGATCCCACGTCGATGGACGAGCTGGAGCGCCTGGTCCGCCGCGACCGCAACCACCCTTCGGTGATCCTGTGGTCGATCGGCAACGAGGAACCGCAGCAGGGCACGGCGCGCGGCGCCAAGGTGGCGGCCACCATGAAGCGGCTGGTCAACCGCCTGGACCCCACCCGCCTGGTCATCGCCGCCATGGACAACGGCTTCGGCGAAGGCATCAGCGCGGTCATCGACGTCCAGGGCTTCAACTATCGCCACGAGAAGATGGACGACTTCCACCAGCGCTTCCCGCACGTGCCGATCATCGGCACCGAGAGCGCCAGCACCGTGGCCACCCGCGGCGAATATGCCCGCGACGACGCCAAACTGTACGTGCCCGCCTACGACACCGAGCATCCCTGGTGGGCGACGACGGCCGAGAAGTGGTGGGGCCACGCGGCCGACCGGCCGTGGATGGCCGGCGGCTTCATCTGGACCGGTTTCGACTATCGCGGCGAACCGACGCCGTTCAACCGCTGGCCCAGCATCAGCTCGCACTTCGGGGCGCTCGACACCTGCGGCTTCCCCAAGGACAACTATTACTATTACCGCGCCTGGTGGCGGCCCGAGCCGCTGCTGCACCTGCTGCCACACTGGAACTGGGAAGGCCGCGAGGGTCAGCCGATCGCCGTCTGGGCGCACAGCAACTGCGATCGGGTCGAACTTTTCCTGAACGGCAAGAGCCAGGGCGTCCGCGAGGTCGTGCCCAACCAGCACGTCGAATGGTCGGTCCCCTACGCGCCGGGCGTGATCGAGGCCCACGGCTACAAGGGCGGCAAGGTCATCCTGCGCGAGCGCCGGGAGACCGCCGGCCCTGCCGCCGGCCTGCGGATCACCGCCGACCGCCCAACCCTCCTGAAGACTGGCCTGCGCGCCGACGGCCAGGACGTGGCGGTCCTCAAGGTCGAGGTGCTGGACGCCAAGGGCCGCCCGGTTCCGCGCGCCGACGACCTGGTGACGTTCGCGCTCGGCGGCCCGGGCGAGGTGATCGGGGTCGGCAACGGCAATCCCACCAGCCACGAGCCCGACGTGGCCAGCCAGCGTAAGGCGTTCAACGGCCTGTGCCAGGCGATCGTCCGCACCCGGCGCGGCCAGGCGGGCGCGCTGCGGGTGACGGCCTCGGCGCCCGGACTGAAGGCGGCGACGGTGAGCGTGACGGTGGGCTGA
- a CDS encoding SGNH/GDSL hydrolase family protein → MRRIGTRLLGLALCVGLAWPATAATSPPTWTGSWATALVPTDAANLPAPQGEVTIRQVVRLGAGGPRLRLRLANTFGTAPLRIDGARVALAAAPGGSGIVAETDRAVTFDGQSGVTIPPGATWLSDPVNLPVEGLARLAVSLRLPEVPRQASVHRSARTTAFVVAGDQSAAPELAGAATFTQWAQLAGVDVERPSGKGTAVVTLGDSITDGSGAGVDVYERWPDVLAARLQADPRTKGVSVLNVGIGGNKLLKDGSGQAALARLDRDVLTQSGVKALIVLIGINDIGGLSREGEVTPEKRTQVVTGLIAAYRQIVTRAHERGIRVIGATILPCGGTKVYRSDADADADRQAVNAWIRGSGVFDAVVDFDRVTRDPAHPERLLPAYDSGDQLHPSPAGYKAMGEAVAIGALVKR, encoded by the coding sequence ATGCGGCGGATCGGAACGCGGCTTTTGGGGCTGGCGCTGTGCGTGGGGCTGGCCTGGCCGGCGACGGCCGCCACGTCGCCGCCGACCTGGACCGGCTCGTGGGCGACGGCCCTGGTTCCCACTGACGCGGCCAACCTGCCCGCGCCGCAGGGCGAGGTCACGATCCGCCAGGTGGTGAGACTGGGCGCCGGCGGGCCGCGCCTGAGGCTGCGGCTGGCCAATACCTTCGGAACCGCGCCGCTGCGGATCGACGGCGCGAGGGTGGCGCTTGCGGCCGCGCCCGGCGGGTCGGGAATCGTGGCGGAGACCGACCGGGCGGTGACCTTCGACGGCCAGAGCGGCGTGACCATACCGCCCGGCGCGACCTGGCTGTCCGACCCGGTGAACCTGCCGGTCGAGGGCCTGGCGCGGCTGGCCGTCAGCCTGCGCCTGCCCGAAGTCCCGCGCCAGGCCAGCGTGCACCGCTCGGCCCGCACCACAGCCTTTGTCGTCGCCGGCGACCAGTCGGCCGCGCCGGAGCTGGCTGGCGCCGCGACCTTCACCCAGTGGGCCCAGCTGGCCGGCGTCGACGTCGAGCGGCCCTCCGGCAAGGGCACGGCGGTCGTAACCCTGGGCGACTCGATCACCGACGGCTCCGGCGCGGGCGTCGACGTCTACGAGCGCTGGCCCGACGTGCTGGCCGCGCGGCTGCAGGCGGACCCGCGGACGAAGGGCGTCTCGGTGCTGAACGTCGGCATCGGCGGCAACAAGCTGCTCAAGGACGGCAGCGGCCAGGCGGCCCTGGCCCGACTGGATCGCGACGTGCTGACCCAGTCGGGGGTGAAGGCTCTGATCGTGCTGATCGGCATAAACGACATCGGCGGCCTGTCGCGCGAGGGCGAGGTGACGCCGGAAAAGCGGACCCAGGTCGTGACCGGCCTGATCGCCGCCTACCGCCAGATCGTGACCCGGGCGCACGAGCGCGGCATCCGGGTGATCGGGGCGACGATCCTCCCGTGCGGCGGGACCAAGGTCTACCGTTCCGATGCGGACGCGGACGCCGACCGCCAGGCGGTCAACGCCTGGATCCGCGGCTCGGGCGTATTCGACGCGGTGGTCGACTTCGACAGGGTGACCCGCGATCCGGCCCACCCCGAACGCCTGCTGCCGGCCTATGATTCCGGCGACCAACTGCATCCCTCGCCGGCGGGTTACAAGGCGATGGGCGAGGCGGTGGCGATCGGGGCGTTGGTCAAGCGTTAG
- a CDS encoding Tat pathway signal sequence domain protein, with protein MNSPTRREVLAQTALAGAVAGLAGPALAASPAPAASAKPLPPTQAVWIDGAPPPLNAGQTWGVPWPQGAYPRKQAFRAKAADGSPVALQTWPIAYWPDGSLKWTAHAVGAGPLGASLTIELGKAVTGAPGVRVTESPAAVEVSAGLATWRFPRDGSALIASATRGGREVLRNVRLVLQTQDAPEIDSAPVGRKTFESVVDKVAVEQNGPVRAVIRLEGRHKGGDRAWAPFIVRFYAYAGADSLRMMHTFIFDGDAAKDFVCGLGVTVDVPMADELYDRHVRFTGQDSGLWAEAVKPLTGLRRDPGAAFRDAQIAGRKVPPADQMAAPVRAGLHLIPAWGDFLLSQPTADGFTIRKRTAPGHAWIHSDGGGRASGVAYVGGASGGAAIGLGNFWRAPPTALEIQGAAGEVARLTAWLWSPDAPVMDTRFYHDGLGMETHAQETEGLNITYEDYEKDWGTPTGIARTTELRLWALDTTPARDAFPAMAQLNDKPPRLMATPERIHAANVLGAWSLPDRSTPQKARIEDRQDHLLNFYLGQIAQRRWYGFWDYGDVMHSYDVDRHVWRYDIGGFAWDNSELSTDLWLWLSYLRGGRADVFRMAEAMTRHTGEVDVYHVGPYRGLGTRHGVQHWGDSSKQPRVSNAIYRRIYYYLTADERVGDLMRDLVDGDEALTRVNIGRKLEDGAWPKGEIRASFGTDWSSLCGAWFTEWERTGDVRWRDRILAGMKSIAALQKQWFAGAATYDVKTGTFSGAGDKMSVGHLNAAFGAPEIHVEMLALIREPAYDKAWLDYCRWYNAPRAEQIAQFGRPLGANGLRQGHSRLTAYAAWRLGDKALGERAWTEFFGRGVVEDLNLSTATKHFAGSDVLNPIDEAAGVTTNGTAQWGLAAIMNLALVPEALPTSGG; from the coding sequence ATGAACTCTCCCACCCGACGTGAGGTGCTGGCCCAGACCGCGTTGGCCGGCGCTGTGGCCGGCCTGGCGGGCCCAGCGCTGGCCGCCAGCCCCGCCCCGGCCGCCTCCGCCAAGCCCCTGCCGCCGACCCAGGCGGTGTGGATCGACGGCGCGCCGCCGCCCCTGAACGCCGGCCAGACCTGGGGCGTGCCCTGGCCGCAAGGCGCCTATCCCCGCAAGCAGGCGTTCCGCGCCAAGGCGGCGGACGGCTCGCCCGTGGCCCTGCAGACCTGGCCGATCGCCTACTGGCCGGACGGTTCGCTGAAATGGACCGCCCACGCGGTCGGGGCCGGCCCACTGGGCGCGAGCCTGACGATCGAGCTTGGCAAGGCCGTCACCGGCGCCCCTGGCGTCCGCGTGACTGAGAGCCCGGCGGCCGTCGAGGTCTCGGCCGGCCTGGCGACCTGGCGCTTCCCCCGCGACGGCTCGGCCCTGATCGCTTCCGCAACCCGGGGCGGCCGCGAGGTGCTGCGCAACGTCCGCCTGGTGCTGCAGACCCAGGACGCGCCCGAGATCGACAGCGCGCCGGTGGGCCGCAAGACCTTCGAGAGCGTGGTCGACAAGGTGGCGGTCGAGCAAAACGGACCGGTCCGCGCGGTGATCCGCCTCGAGGGTCGGCACAAGGGTGGCGACCGCGCCTGGGCCCCGTTCATCGTCCGGTTCTACGCCTATGCCGGCGCGGACTCGCTGCGAATGATGCACACCTTCATCTTCGACGGCGACGCGGCCAAGGACTTCGTCTGCGGCCTCGGCGTCACCGTCGACGTGCCGATGGCGGACGAGCTCTACGACCGCCACGTCCGCTTCACCGGCCAGGACAGTGGCCTTTGGGCCGAGGCGGTCAAGCCGCTGACCGGCCTGCGCCGCGATCCGGGCGCGGCGTTTCGGGACGCCCAGATCGCCGGCCGCAAGGTCCCGCCCGCCGACCAGATGGCCGCACCGGTCCGCGCCGGCCTGCACCTGATCCCGGCCTGGGGCGACTTCCTGCTGTCGCAGCCGACGGCCGACGGCTTCACCATCCGCAAGCGCACCGCCCCGGGCCACGCCTGGATCCATTCGGACGGCGGCGGACGGGCCAGCGGCGTGGCCTATGTGGGCGGGGCCAGCGGCGGGGCGGCGATCGGCCTGGGCAATTTCTGGCGCGCGCCGCCGACGGCTCTGGAGATCCAGGGCGCGGCCGGCGAGGTCGCCCGGCTGACCGCCTGGCTGTGGTCACCCGACGCCCCGGTGATGGACACCCGCTTCTATCACGACGGCCTGGGCATGGAGACCCACGCCCAGGAGACCGAAGGCCTCAACATCACCTACGAGGACTACGAGAAGGACTGGGGCACGCCCACCGGCATCGCCCGCACGACGGAGCTGCGGCTCTGGGCCCTGGACACGACCCCGGCCCGCGACGCCTTCCCCGCCATGGCGCAACTCAACGACAAGCCGCCGCGACTGATGGCGACGCCTGAGCGGATCCACGCCGCCAACGTCCTGGGGGCCTGGAGCCTGCCGGACCGCAGCACGCCGCAGAAGGCCCGGATCGAGGATCGCCAGGACCATCTGCTGAACTTCTATCTGGGCCAGATCGCCCAGCGTCGCTGGTACGGCTTCTGGGACTATGGCGACGTCATGCACAGCTACGATGTCGACCGCCACGTCTGGCGCTACGACATCGGCGGCTTCGCCTGGGACAATTCTGAACTGTCGACAGACCTGTGGCTGTGGCTGAGCTATCTGCGCGGCGGCCGGGCCGACGTGTTCCGCATGGCCGAGGCCATGACCCGCCACACCGGCGAGGTCGACGTCTATCACGTCGGGCCCTACCGGGGCCTGGGCACCCGGCACGGGGTGCAGCACTGGGGCGACAGCTCCAAGCAGCCCCGGGTCAGCAACGCCATCTACCGCCGCATCTACTACTACCTGACCGCCGACGAGCGGGTCGGCGACCTGATGCGCGACCTGGTCGACGGCGACGAGGCCCTGACCCGGGTCAATATCGGCCGCAAGCTGGAGGACGGCGCCTGGCCCAAGGGCGAGATCCGCGCCTCGTTCGGCACCGACTGGAGCTCGCTGTGCGGCGCCTGGTTCACCGAGTGGGAGCGCACCGGCGACGTACGCTGGCGCGACCGGATCCTGGCCGGCATGAAGTCGATCGCCGCCCTGCAGAAGCAGTGGTTCGCCGGGGCCGCCACCTACGACGTCAAGACGGGCACGTTCTCCGGCGCGGGCGACAAGATGTCGGTCGGCCACCTGAACGCCGCGTTCGGCGCGCCCGAGATCCACGTCGAGATGCTGGCCCTGATCCGCGAGCCCGCCTACGACAAGGCCTGGCTGGACTATTGCCGCTGGTACAACGCCCCGCGCGCCGAGCAGATCGCCCAGTTCGGCCGGCCGCTGGGCGCCAACGGCCTGCGTCAGGGCCATTCCCGGCTGACGGCCTATGCCGCCTGGCGGCTGGGCGACAAAGCCCTGGGCGAACGGGCCTGGACCGAGTTCTTCGGCCGCGGCGTGGTCGAGGACCTGAACCTGTCGACCGCCACCAAACACTTCGCGGGCTCTGACGTGCTCAATCCCATCGACGAGGCGGCCGGGGTCACCACCAACGGCACGGCCCAATGGGGCCTGGCGGCGATCATGAACCTGGCGCTGGTTCCGGAGGCGTTGCCGACAAGCGGGGGCTAG